CCCGCAGCATTGCCCAGTCTCCCAGTGAATGCGCAGTCGAGTAGCGCCGAAATTTCCGCGCTGCAAACACGTCTTGAGTGGACCGGTCTAACTGCTGATTGGACCGACGGAACGTTGGACCGCGCAACCACAACTGCCGTGAAGTCCTTCCAAAGCAGGCAACGGATGAAGCCGACCGGCCGGGCCGACGCCACGACCGTCGCGCGCCTGCAGTCCGTCGCCCGAGATGGCAAACTTGACTCCCGCTGTGGCGGCGAGGGAATCACGATTTGTGTGGACAAGACCCAGAAGGTGACCCGCTACCTCAAGGATGGCAAAGTCATCAAGATCATGAATGCCCAATTCGGCCCAGAGAAGGGCGAGAAGGGCTTCGGACAGTACAGCCGGACTCGCGAGGGTGTCTTCAAGGTCCAAGAGAAGCAGCGGCACACGGTCTCCAACATGTACGGCTACGACCTGCCATGGTGGATGCAGTTTGATGGTGGCGAGGGGTTCCACTATTCCGGCTACTTCGATCAGGCCGGCTTCAAGGTGAACTCCTACGGCTGCATCATCTCCGACAGCAAAGCCGATTCGGCCTGGTTGTTCGACCACACACCCAAGGGAACAAAGGTCGTC
This genomic window from Candidatus Nanopelagicales bacterium contains:
- a CDS encoding murein L,D-transpeptidase, whose translation is MTTAAMGTLLATVGFAILQTQPAGAAEQNRFPLESAAWLAPTTQAPAALPSLPVNAQSSSAEISALQTRLEWTGLTADWTDGTLDRATTTAVKSFQSRQRMKPTGRADATTVARLQSVARDGKLDSRCGGEGITICVDKTQKVTRYLKDGKVIKIMNAQFGPEKGEKGFGQYSRTREGVFKVQEKQRHTVSNMYGYDLPWWMQFDGGEGFHYSGYFDQAGFKVNSYGCIISDSKADSAWLFDHTPKGTKVVVYH